Part of the Branchiostoma floridae strain S238N-H82 chromosome 11, Bfl_VNyyK, whole genome shotgun sequence genome, AGAATGTAAGGAAGGTTTACCATTCCCGTGCATACATGATGCACTCCTGTCACAATGTGGCATGCGTGACTGCCCCAAAGCAACTAATAACACTGCTATTAACTGCATCTCAGCATACAGCCATGTACCAGGATGGAACTTCAGGAAATGTTTCACAAACGAGTTCGAATGTGAAACATTGTCCATTTGTGTCCCTTTGTCACGGGTTTGTGATGGCAGAAATGACTGTGGGGACCTCTCGGACGAGACGTGTGCTGACCCAAAAAGTAACCCGAAGTCCGATTGGGCATGTATGTTGGGTTGGTTCGAATGTGAGAGTAACATGTGCGTCCCGGCCGACAGCGTCTGCGACGGCGTTGATGACTGTGACGACGCATCCGACGAGAGTCGATGCGGTACGCTTAttgtttaagtttttttttttttcaaaatgttcattACTATAACGGtactcgaaataccacctacatatgcaggttggtgcaggtagaattggagctgtacaGGCATTTATGGtgtccacctgcacctaacctccATGTACTAggttgtatatacatgtatcaatatcctatggtgtaggtgcatgtgggTTGTTATTGGCTGCACTTCCACATATTGAGTATAAAATGATGGTTCTTGAACaattcagtatgatccataacTACTGTGAAAAATGGAGTTTTATTGTGTAAATAAACACAGGcgaccttttttttttgaacatatttgaaaataagCATGTAACTTTATTCGCAAAGATTCCAAATTTCTGTGTTGTAAACCTTGTCACCTAAACCAAAGGTAGTAAATATTATTCTTTTACGGCGTTTTTTGCAAACAGTTTGTAGGCTCTGAcactatatatacacacatttcACACTTCATCCTTTCGAGCCGCACCTTTGTCAAAGAAACGTGTTTTGGTATCTAAGTATACGGTTGTACATGTTGAAGCATCCAACACACTATAAAAGGTACTCTATGTTAGTTCGGGACAATATAAAATGTTAATTTTACATCAAGTTTTGTGGTAAAACGTAAACAATACCAGAGTTCTCGCAGGAAGGAATTGAAATTATCTAACTTATTGACGCATTACAAAAAAGACAACTAAATACGACTACCTTAttaaatgaatattttttttaatgaatgagaTCTTCTCTATATGTATTATCTGGTGTATGCCCAACTAATTGACCCACATTTTGGGACATGCAAAATCAAGTACTAATTTGTGATTTCTAATTTGGCACGCCTTCTGCAGCTTGTTTTTGCACAGTTAACACAAACTGGAAACACGAAATAATGATGGAAAAGTtttacatatactgtaaatgcagaaactttcgcggtggtttaatgttcgcggtttttgcggcggcccattttaaaacaaccgcgaacattttttcaatgGCAGTAAGGGACTACagggcatggtgctaccgcgaaattgaaaccACCGAGAAAGGTTCTTTTTTCCCGTTACGGCGAAATTACAGTTAATAATTATTTACAGTAATTATcttaaatacaaaatgtttcttattgagaatgttttttaaattttttgcGTAAATAGTTCGATAAATACACACGCTTTATTGACACACGAA contains:
- the LOC118426257 gene encoding very low-density lipoprotein receptor-like, whose translation is MRDSRPRGLILISSKEVCVPLEHQCNGFRDCSDGSDEEYCTDSCPLLVFNCKDSDVCIYFEYLCDTIFDCPDGSDENKCEKCEQYQCGGDAGSCFLDRDRCDGFVDCPDGLDEKNCTCPLGMLECKEGLPFPCIHDALLSQCGMRDCPKATNNTAINCISAYSHVPGWNFRKCFTNEFECETLSICVPLSRVCDGRNDCGDLSDETCADPKSNPKSDWACMLGWFECESNMCVPADSVCDGVDDCDDASDESRCGTLIV